The Shewanella zhangzhouensis genome has a window encoding:
- a CDS encoding AraC family transcriptional regulator, translating to MQQEIIDFRQSQSLAGAELSRACYQHFDFGRHVHEDLHFGAVVRGAQAFNHKGTGHTLSRGDVSTLSPDECHDGVAASDAGYEVLVLSLPQWHLDRIAVELGVTFGGFCQPKREDMALYQAFVSLHRLLYHGENPLLEETALLDFFQRLLGHSTASEKVSNTGTTNAGLSREIRLAKALMADSPDPVTLELLGEITGLGRYRLLRHFRAQTGLSPHQWQLRLRLERAKKSLMQNNGTSLTDIAHQHGFSDLSHFNRHFRMAFLTSPSAYRRAIRN from the coding sequence ATGCAACAGGAAATTATTGATTTCAGGCAAAGTCAGTCGCTGGCAGGCGCAGAGCTCAGCCGCGCCTGTTATCAACATTTTGACTTTGGTCGCCATGTCCACGAAGACCTGCACTTTGGCGCCGTTGTCCGTGGGGCTCAGGCGTTCAATCATAAGGGGACCGGACATACCCTCAGCCGGGGCGATGTATCAACCTTAAGCCCCGATGAGTGCCACGATGGGGTTGCCGCTTCTGACGCGGGCTATGAGGTGCTGGTATTGTCGCTGCCTCAGTGGCATTTGGACAGGATAGCTGTAGAGCTGGGTGTTACCTTTGGGGGATTTTGCCAGCCTAAACGCGAGGATATGGCGCTTTACCAAGCCTTTGTGTCTCTGCACCGGCTGCTTTATCACGGCGAAAATCCCTTGCTTGAAGAAACCGCGCTGCTGGATTTCTTTCAGCGCCTGCTGGGTCACTCTACTGCATCTGAAAAAGTCAGTAACACAGGCACAACCAATGCCGGATTAAGCCGTGAAATTCGCCTGGCCAAAGCGCTGATGGCCGACAGCCCAGATCCCGTGACTCTTGAGCTTCTTGGCGAAATAACAGGGCTCGGTCGCTACCGGTTGCTGCGCCATTTCAGGGCACAAACGGGGCTCAGCCCCCACCAGTGGCAACTAAGGCTAAGGCTTGAACGGGCCAAAAAAAGCCTGATGCAAAATAATGGCACTTCGCTGACTGACATCGCCCATCAGCACGGTTTCAGCGATCTGAGCCACTTTAATCGCCACTTTCGGATGGCCTTTTTAACTTCACCCAGCGCTTATCGCCGCGCTATCAGGAATTAA
- a CDS encoding sigma-54-dependent transcriptional regulator: protein MALSILVVEDEPGQRELIVGMLRTEGYRLREADCVEAAIVSIKADTPDLVFSDWKLGQLSGMDLLNYVKREFPDVGFIMATAYGTITHAVDAIQAGADDYLTKPYQRQALLLAISKVARSQALRKENKALSMALSEQQSLVGLVGKAPCMQGVFDRISRISGTDATVLIGGESGTGKELAARALHQLSRRAHMPFIAINCGAIPENIAEAELFGAEKGAFTGATALKLGKLEAAHGGTVFLDEIGELPLLQQTKLLRFLQEGTITRVGAQKELQLDVRVIAATHRDLRLEVAEGRFREDLFYRLNVVPVLMPPLRERREDIGRLVEHFLKLHASQYGFDQPKISSTAMRFLLDYRWPGNVRELSNRIERFVLLGDEDELMQESEHSSKEQGLQLPDEGIEWEAFEARCLSQAMARFDGNRTKAAKWLGMSYKAFLYRLEKHRLV from the coding sequence ATGGCGCTCAGTATTTTGGTAGTGGAAGATGAGCCCGGCCAGCGTGAGCTTATCGTGGGTATGCTCAGGACGGAAGGCTATCGACTGCGTGAGGCCGACTGTGTTGAGGCGGCCATCGTATCCATTAAAGCGGATACCCCGGATCTGGTGTTTTCAGACTGGAAGCTGGGGCAGCTCAGCGGTATGGATTTACTCAACTACGTCAAACGCGAGTTTCCCGACGTCGGCTTTATTATGGCCACCGCTTACGGCACCATCACCCATGCGGTGGATGCCATTCAGGCCGGGGCGGACGATTATCTCACCAAGCCCTATCAGCGCCAGGCTCTGCTGCTGGCCATCTCCAAGGTGGCGCGGTCTCAGGCGCTGAGAAAAGAAAATAAAGCGCTGAGCATGGCCTTATCGGAGCAGCAATCCCTGGTGGGTCTGGTGGGAAAGGCGCCCTGCATGCAAGGGGTGTTTGACCGCATCAGCCGCATCAGCGGCACAGATGCCACTGTGCTTATTGGCGGCGAGAGTGGCACCGGCAAGGAGCTGGCAGCCCGGGCCTTGCATCAACTGTCCCGTCGCGCTCACATGCCGTTTATCGCCATCAACTGTGGTGCTATCCCCGAAAACATTGCCGAAGCCGAGTTGTTTGGAGCGGAGAAGGGGGCCTTTACCGGCGCCACGGCACTGAAGCTTGGCAAGCTGGAGGCGGCCCATGGCGGCACGGTGTTTCTGGATGAAATAGGTGAGCTGCCGCTGCTGCAGCAAACCAAGCTGCTGCGTTTTTTACAGGAAGGTACCATCACCCGGGTGGGGGCCCAAAAAGAGTTGCAGCTCGATGTGAGGGTGATTGCCGCCACCCACAGGGACTTGCGTCTTGAAGTGGCCGAGGGTCGTTTTCGGGAGGATTTATTTTACCGTTTGAACGTGGTGCCTGTGCTGATGCCGCCGCTTCGGGAGCGCCGGGAAGACATAGGCCGTCTGGTGGAGCATTTCCTGAAACTGCATGCCAGTCAGTACGGATTTGACCAACCTAAAATCAGCTCCACCGCCATGCGGTTTTTGCTGGACTATCGCTGGCCGGGGAATGTGCGTGAGCTGTCCAATCGTATCGAGCGCTTTGTGCTGCTCGGCGATGAAGACGAGTTGATGCAGGAAAGCGAGCATTCGTCCAAAGAGCAGGGCCTGCAGCTGCCAGATGAAGGTATCGAGTGGGAAGCCTTTGAGGCCCGCTGTTTGTCTCAGGCCATGGCCCGCTTCGATGGAAACCGCACCAAGGCGGCCAAATGGCTGGGCATGAGTTATAAAGCGTTTTTGTACCGCCTGGAAAAGCACCGTCTGGTGTAG
- a CDS encoding response regulator, with the protein MRILVVEDDPLLSHHLKVQLSELGNQVQVANTAQEGFYQATNYPIDVAIIDLGLPDQDGIALITRLRDAELKAPILILTARVNWQDKVEGLNAGADDYLVKPFQKEELVARLDALVRRSAGFVKPRITSGSLELDLAAKQVTLDSEVLEITAFEYLILEYLMRHSHEVVAKQRLLDVIYGDKEGDPNTIEVMVSRLRKKLTRDGMDNPIVTIRGQGYKFNLPCS; encoded by the coding sequence ATGAGAATTCTGGTTGTCGAAGACGATCCTTTATTGTCGCATCACCTTAAGGTTCAACTGAGTGAACTGGGCAATCAGGTGCAGGTTGCCAACACTGCACAGGAAGGCTTTTATCAAGCCACCAATTACCCGATTGATGTTGCCATCATAGACTTGGGTTTACCGGATCAAGACGGCATTGCACTCATCACCCGTTTGCGGGATGCCGAACTCAAGGCACCCATCCTGATCCTGACCGCACGGGTGAACTGGCAAGACAAGGTCGAGGGCCTCAACGCCGGGGCCGATGACTATTTGGTCAAACCCTTCCAGAAAGAAGAGCTGGTCGCCCGTCTCGATGCCCTGGTACGCCGCAGTGCGGGCTTTGTTAAGCCACGCATTACTTCAGGCTCGCTGGAACTGGACCTGGCCGCCAAACAGGTGACACTCGACTCAGAAGTGCTTGAAATTACTGCATTTGAATATCTTATCCTGGAATATCTCATGCGACACAGTCATGAAGTCGTGGCCAAGCAAAGACTACTTGATGTGATATACGGTGACAAAGAAGGCGATCCGAACACCATCGAAGTCATGGTCAGCCGGCTGCGTAAAAAGCTGACTCGGGATGGCATGGATAATCCCATAGTCACCATTCGTGGCCAGGGTTATAAATTCAACCTGCCCTGTAGCTGA
- a CDS encoding ATP-binding cassette domain-containing protein, which yields MLVIDRLSLDYGGREVIKDLSVVLHSGQKVAIIGASGAGKSTLLAHIHRQLKNRAALCAQSQGLVDSLSLYHNIYMGALARHNGLYNLANLLSPFKTPLAEVSALCHTLELDMAPSTLVSRLSGGQRQRVAIGRALYQRQPIFLGDEPVSALDPAMADRIIQYIIGSHDAVVMVLHNRHQALTHFDRILGLKDGQLVLDSQASALTLADLDAFYGEGMKNEEAQC from the coding sequence ATGCTGGTTATTGACCGGCTTTCGCTGGACTACGGCGGCCGGGAGGTCATTAAAGACCTCTCGGTCGTTTTACATTCCGGGCAAAAGGTTGCCATTATCGGTGCCTCCGGCGCCGGTAAATCCACGCTGCTGGCACACATTCACCGTCAGCTGAAAAACAGGGCAGCCCTCTGTGCCCAGTCTCAGGGATTAGTGGATAGCCTGAGCCTGTATCACAACATCTACATGGGCGCTTTGGCCCGCCACAACGGGCTCTATAACCTTGCCAATCTGCTTAGCCCGTTCAAGACCCCTTTGGCTGAGGTGAGCGCGCTGTGCCATACCCTCGAATTGGACATGGCACCATCGACACTGGTGAGCCGCTTATCGGGTGGGCAGCGGCAGCGGGTTGCCATTGGTCGTGCACTCTACCAGCGCCAGCCAATATTTTTGGGCGATGAGCCGGTATCGGCACTCGACCCCGCCATGGCTGACCGAATCATCCAGTACATCATAGGCAGTCACGATGCTGTTGTGATGGTGCTTCACAATCGCCATCAGGCATTAACCCATTTTGACCGTATTCTGGGGCTGAAAGATGGTCAACTGGTGTTGGATTCCCAGGCTTCGGCGTTGACCCTGGCCGACCTCGATGCCTTCTATGGCGAGGGGATGAAAAACGAAGAGGCACAATGCTGA
- a CDS encoding ATP-binding protein translates to MRFKLKPKRRLLTRMYLTSLSIITLVGFGLAWMVNILHAQNSYNEETAQLIAEIPQVAAELREHDLIPDTSAWLEENRKGERYVMASCDDRFKQVWTSAMAVDRGLFDTCERFADIKNDSPPYYLTLSDNRGYYIYMLSVEIAKIHYNLLVMKDAEKLEQEYDKFSRRTYIRLALVLVLALILLVSAAYWGMRPLVRMREELKSIADGKAKSLSEGYPVELEGVTQALNQLLQQSSAQQERYQNAMNDLAHSLKTRLAAVHAILDDRTLHQQEVSEKVMEQVSQMDHLVKYQLKRAMLGRKGLKQEQTQLLPLVNQLSQMLFKIYRDKDVQFSTRILPLLQFPGDKGDLMELCGNLMENAFRLCISTVRVSAEINDKGEFELRVEDDGPGVAESLRQKILERGVRADTHSPGQGIGLAVCHEIVQSYNGTLTIEESNLEGAMFRIRIPL, encoded by the coding sequence ATGCGCTTTAAGTTAAAACCCAAACGCCGCCTGCTGACAAGGATGTATCTGACATCCTTGTCAATTATTACCCTCGTGGGTTTTGGCCTGGCATGGATGGTGAACATTCTGCATGCCCAAAACTCGTATAACGAAGAAACGGCGCAGCTGATTGCCGAAATCCCTCAGGTGGCGGCAGAGCTTCGGGAGCATGATCTCATCCCTGACACCAGCGCCTGGCTTGAAGAGAACCGCAAAGGCGAACGCTATGTGATGGCAAGCTGTGACGACAGATTCAAGCAGGTGTGGACCTCGGCCATGGCCGTGGACAGAGGCCTGTTTGACACCTGCGAACGCTTTGCCGACATCAAAAACGACTCCCCTCCCTATTACCTGACCCTATCCGACAATCGTGGCTACTACATCTACATGCTGTCGGTGGAAATCGCCAAAATTCATTACAACCTGCTGGTGATGAAGGATGCCGAAAAACTGGAGCAGGAGTACGATAAATTCAGCCGCCGTACCTATATCCGCTTGGCCCTGGTGCTGGTGCTGGCCCTGATTTTGTTGGTCAGTGCGGCCTACTGGGGAATGCGCCCGCTGGTGCGAATGCGCGAAGAGCTCAAGTCCATTGCCGATGGCAAGGCCAAATCGCTATCTGAGGGTTATCCGGTAGAGCTCGAAGGGGTAACTCAGGCACTGAACCAATTGCTGCAGCAATCCTCCGCCCAGCAGGAGCGTTACCAGAATGCGATGAACGACCTGGCGCACAGCCTGAAAACCCGCCTCGCAGCGGTGCATGCCATTTTGGATGACAGGACATTGCATCAGCAGGAGGTGAGCGAGAAAGTGATGGAACAGGTAAGCCAGATGGATCATCTGGTGAAATATCAATTGAAACGGGCCATGCTGGGCCGTAAAGGCCTGAAACAGGAACAAACCCAGCTGCTGCCGCTGGTCAATCAACTGTCGCAGATGCTGTTCAAAATCTATCGCGATAAAGACGTCCAGTTTTCGACCCGGATCCTGCCGCTATTGCAATTCCCGGGAGATAAAGGGGATCTGATGGAGCTGTGTGGCAACCTGATGGAAAACGCCTTCCGCCTCTGTATTTCGACTGTACGTGTGAGCGCTGAAATTAACGACAAGGGCGAATTTGAACTCAGGGTTGAAGATGACGGCCCGGGCGTCGCGGAAAGCCTGCGACAAAAAATCCTTGAGCGGGGTGTGCGCGCCGATACCCATAGCCCTGGTCAGGGTATCGGACTTGCGGTATGTCACGAGATAGTACAAAGCTACAACGGCACCCTGACCATTGAAGAGTCTAACCTCGAAGGCGCCATGTTCAGGATCCGCATCCCACTTTAA
- a CDS encoding 2OG-Fe(II) oxygenase has protein sequence MDFIEVYPNAIPGELCDRLISTLEQHPGVVDGRTGNGVDIEKKLSRDLTLDSFADLIPLRNELLSHALKGTVDYFDKYSMALMGAVAVKVADNQGQPVTLNPDNYAELGHPRADALVKYLYRSGTINVQKYPKGKGGYPHWHSEQFPQAGHNEALHRVVLYMFYLNDVEEGGETEFFYQGRKLKPQKGTMVIAPAGFTHTHRGNVPVSGDKYIATSWVMFNRAEQLYAVG, from the coding sequence ATGGATTTTATTGAAGTCTACCCCAATGCGATACCCGGCGAACTGTGTGACCGTTTAATCTCCACCTTGGAGCAACATCCCGGCGTGGTGGATGGTCGTACGGGCAATGGTGTGGATATTGAGAAAAAGCTGAGCCGGGATCTGACCCTGGACTCCTTTGCTGACCTTATTCCCCTTCGCAATGAACTGCTGAGTCATGCCCTGAAGGGCACAGTCGATTATTTTGATAAGTATTCCATGGCATTGATGGGGGCGGTGGCGGTCAAAGTCGCAGACAATCAGGGGCAGCCTGTTACGCTCAATCCTGATAATTACGCCGAGCTTGGACACCCAAGGGCGGATGCGCTGGTGAAGTACCTGTACCGCAGTGGCACCATCAATGTGCAAAAATACCCAAAAGGGAAAGGGGGCTATCCCCATTGGCACTCGGAGCAATTCCCCCAGGCTGGACATAACGAAGCGCTGCACAGGGTGGTGCTTTACATGTTTTACCTCAATGATGTGGAAGAGGGCGGCGAGACAGAGTTTTTCTATCAGGGGCGCAAGCTCAAGCCACAGAAAGGCACCATGGTGATAGCGCCGGCCGGATTTACGCACACCCACAGAGGCAATGTCCCCGTCAGTGGCGATAAATATATCGCCACCTCGTGGGTCATGTTCAACCGCGCCGAGCAGCTCTACGCCGTGGGATAA
- a CDS encoding sensor histidine kinase gives MSIRHYLFLLFGGLILLLGLSQLLIGEALKRQLESDLSEDSVALSRQLVDIVVEDLDENLRFVTKAPEVAAIAEVAAIPEEAELALTIEDIRRHVPSEAQLIEMHQHELERAMAEVEAMMAEQEKNEAAEQHRQQILASLSRELEKLARTRESLAKEYQQALHKSLSTIEIRPAVQNNGKVTIIRQLDGGRVERKNIEFNQSNVSEALTRFREWMFALILTSSLFGLVFVYWLSRRVSGPLSELATGHRKLGEGQLGYQVTPRGVDEIKTMLEGFNAMSEKLAQLSAREQQMASQQHLVELGEITRGIAHSLRNPLHTLGLLAENQSHTDDAAARAAQLGQIQQKIAMMDKHIQSLLTLSSSEVDRSRAIPVNAVVQDILLELSVAGLKPQLNLTGFDREHWLPGMESEIRSILHAVIINAVEAQADSNTPWLGIDVEAVQGELLVTVTDKGVGMDEHLIERLGQPHVTTKPEGTGMGLYIASRLLASHYGGSLTFTRLDEGGSRVVVHFKQQEA, from the coding sequence ATGTCGATTCGACATTATTTATTTTTACTGTTCGGCGGCCTGATATTGCTGCTTGGACTGAGCCAGTTACTGATTGGTGAGGCCCTGAAACGGCAACTGGAGTCGGACTTGAGTGAGGACTCGGTGGCGCTGTCCCGTCAGTTGGTGGACATAGTCGTTGAGGATCTGGACGAAAACCTGCGGTTCGTCACCAAAGCGCCTGAAGTGGCCGCCATTGCTGAAGTGGCCGCCATTCCTGAGGAAGCCGAGCTTGCGTTGACCATCGAAGACATTCGCCGACACGTGCCCTCCGAGGCACAGCTCATTGAAATGCACCAGCATGAGCTTGAACGGGCCATGGCCGAGGTTGAGGCCATGATGGCAGAGCAGGAAAAAAATGAGGCTGCCGAGCAGCACCGCCAGCAAATACTGGCGTCATTGAGTCGGGAGCTTGAGAAACTGGCCCGCACCCGTGAAAGCCTCGCCAAGGAATATCAGCAGGCACTGCACAAGTCTCTGAGCACCATAGAAATTCGCCCGGCAGTGCAAAATAACGGCAAGGTCACCATCATACGTCAGCTGGATGGCGGCCGGGTAGAGCGCAAAAATATCGAGTTTAATCAAAGTAATGTCTCTGAGGCTCTGACACGTTTCAGAGAGTGGATGTTCGCTCTTATCCTCACCAGCAGTTTGTTTGGGTTGGTGTTTGTGTATTGGCTGAGTCGCCGTGTCAGCGGCCCGCTGAGCGAGCTCGCCACGGGCCATCGTAAGCTCGGTGAGGGGCAGCTTGGCTATCAGGTGACCCCCCGGGGGGTGGATGAAATCAAAACCATGCTCGAAGGTTTTAATGCCATGAGCGAAAAACTCGCGCAGCTCAGTGCCCGTGAGCAGCAAATGGCCAGTCAGCAGCACCTGGTGGAGCTTGGCGAAATCACCCGCGGCATCGCCCACAGTCTGCGTAATCCGCTGCATACGCTGGGACTGCTTGCCGAAAACCAGAGTCACACCGACGATGCGGCGGCAAGAGCCGCGCAGCTCGGGCAAATACAGCAAAAAATTGCGATGATGGACAAGCACATACAATCCTTGCTGACCCTCTCATCCAGCGAAGTGGACCGCAGCCGTGCCATTCCGGTCAATGCGGTGGTGCAGGATATACTGCTTGAGCTGTCGGTGGCCGGACTCAAGCCGCAACTCAACTTGACCGGATTTGACCGGGAGCACTGGCTGCCCGGGATGGAGTCGGAAATTCGCAGTATCCTGCATGCGGTTATCATCAATGCAGTAGAAGCCCAGGCTGACAGCAATACGCCCTGGCTCGGTATTGATGTGGAGGCAGTACAGGGGGAGTTACTCGTCACCGTAACAGACAAGGGGGTCGGCATGGACGAGCACTTGATTGAACGGCTCGGCCAGCCCCATGTCACCACCAAACCCGAGGGCACGGGGATGGGGCTTTACATCGCCAGCCGGTTGCTGGCGAGCCATTATGGCGGCAGCCTGACATTTACCCGTCTCGACGAAGGCGGCAGCCGGGTTGTAGTGCATTTTAAACAGCAGGAGGCTTGA
- a CDS encoding putative selenate ABC transporter substrate-binding protein, translating into MKLLRKYLAPLLIVLAPAAMAETFTFTAIPDEDESQLRTRFEKVANYLETQLGVEVKYVPVKSYSAAVTAFRNNQVQLAWFGGLSGVQARRLVPGSEAIAQGYEDQFFKSYFIAHHSTGLERSANFPAIGGYTFTFGSKDSTSGRLMPQFFLERNLGKRPEDLFKRVGFSGDHSRTVAQVEAGVYQVGAVNYKVWDSMVEAGKVDTSKVKVVWESPVYPDYQWTVRGDLDTRFGEGFKAKVTQALLEMKDPDLLASFPRQSFVPADNEDFQPVEDVAKAIGLID; encoded by the coding sequence ATGAAACTCCTGAGAAAATATTTAGCGCCGCTGCTTATTGTCCTTGCCCCTGCCGCTATGGCAGAAACCTTTACCTTTACTGCTATCCCAGATGAGGATGAAAGCCAGCTGCGTACCCGATTTGAAAAGGTGGCCAATTATCTCGAAACCCAGCTGGGTGTTGAGGTGAAATACGTGCCGGTAAAATCCTACTCAGCAGCGGTTACGGCGTTTCGAAATAATCAGGTTCAACTGGCCTGGTTTGGTGGCTTGTCCGGTGTACAGGCCCGCCGTTTGGTACCGGGCTCTGAGGCTATCGCACAGGGGTATGAAGACCAGTTCTTCAAAAGCTACTTTATTGCCCACCACAGCACCGGCCTTGAGCGCAGTGCAAACTTTCCGGCCATCGGCGGTTACACCTTTACCTTCGGCTCCAAAGACTCAACCTCTGGCCGTTTGATGCCGCAATTCTTCCTTGAGCGTAATTTGGGCAAGCGTCCGGAAGACCTGTTCAAGCGTGTTGGCTTCTCGGGCGATCACAGCCGCACCGTGGCTCAGGTCGAGGCTGGCGTATATCAGGTGGGCGCAGTCAACTACAAGGTGTGGGATTCCATGGTGGAAGCCGGCAAGGTGGACACCAGTAAGGTGAAGGTGGTTTGGGAAAGCCCGGTTTACCCAGACTATCAATGGACCGTACGTGGCGACCTGGACACGCGTTTTGGCGAAGGTTTTAAGGCCAAGGTAACCCAGGCGCTGCTGGAGATGAAAGATCCCGATTTGCTGGCGTCTTTCCCCCGTCAGTCATTCGTCCCAGCCGATAATGAAGACTTCCAACCTGTGGAAGACGTAGCCAAAGCCATTGGTCTGATTGACTGA
- a CDS encoding PhnE/PtxC family ABC transporter permease — protein MLNLAFIGRWQRLTLGLWLVCFCAFLLADTEVIALEPWNELGRMLAGFMTPDFFVTEHLIDALWQTVSFALLGISLGLVIGVPLSLVYHHPLVAAGCAFIRAIHEIFWALLFLQLFGLSPVTGVLALALPYGTTFARVFHDILCRAPKDTADTLPGGTDVLSRWLYGKVAHVLPELLAYTRYRFECALRSSAVLGFVGMPTLGFHLESAFKQGNYSEGAALLLLFILLIGTLSYWCKRWLLPFYVVAAVYFLPPVAGLDGSLIWRFISEDIWPHGLRQWQLGDLGLGAALADTLGWLQGLVLSQALPGIMATLVLALGALGMTHLLVCFLLPLAYKPLSGRLLSGTSTLSLLLMRSIPEYILAFVFMLLLGPSMLPAMLALALHNAGLILFLTARSANRVPVRDEDKGGLDGFGYRVLPAIYPGMMALLFYRFEVILRETAILGMLGVATLGFYIDSNFSEIRFAGALVLMGITAMVNVFVDAAARRALGQGMHKTERC, from the coding sequence ATGCTGAACCTGGCATTTATCGGCCGTTGGCAGCGGTTGACCCTGGGGTTGTGGCTGGTGTGTTTTTGCGCCTTTTTGCTGGCAGACACCGAAGTTATTGCCCTCGAACCCTGGAATGAGCTGGGGCGTATGCTTGCAGGTTTTATGACGCCGGATTTTTTTGTCACTGAGCACTTGATTGATGCGCTTTGGCAAACGGTGAGCTTTGCGCTTCTGGGGATAAGTCTTGGTCTGGTTATCGGGGTGCCATTGTCGCTGGTGTATCACCACCCTCTGGTCGCCGCAGGCTGCGCCTTTATCCGCGCCATTCACGAGATATTCTGGGCGCTGCTGTTTCTGCAACTGTTTGGCCTGTCGCCCGTTACGGGCGTGTTGGCGTTGGCGCTGCCTTACGGCACCACCTTTGCCCGGGTCTTCCACGATATTCTCTGCCGCGCCCCTAAAGACACGGCCGATACCCTGCCCGGTGGAACCGACGTTCTGAGCCGGTGGCTCTATGGCAAGGTTGCCCATGTTTTGCCAGAGCTTCTGGCTTATACCCGCTATCGATTCGAGTGTGCCTTGAGAAGCAGTGCGGTGCTCGGATTCGTGGGTATGCCAACCCTGGGCTTTCATCTGGAAAGTGCCTTTAAACAGGGGAACTACTCCGAAGGCGCCGCGCTTTTGCTGTTGTTTATTTTGCTGATAGGCACACTGTCATATTGGTGTAAGCGATGGCTGCTGCCGTTTTATGTGGTTGCCGCGGTGTATTTTTTACCCCCGGTCGCTGGGCTTGATGGCAGCCTCATCTGGCGTTTTATCAGCGAAGATATCTGGCCCCACGGTTTGCGGCAGTGGCAACTGGGTGACCTGGGGTTAGGGGCTGCACTTGCCGACACCCTGGGCTGGCTTCAAGGTTTAGTCCTGTCTCAGGCTCTGCCCGGTATTATGGCGACGCTGGTGCTGGCATTGGGCGCGCTTGGGATGACGCACTTGCTGGTGTGTTTTTTATTGCCACTGGCATATAAGCCCCTGTCCGGCCGACTTTTGTCTGGCACCAGTACGCTTTCACTGCTGTTGATGCGCTCTATCCCGGAATACATCCTCGCCTTTGTCTTTATGCTGCTGCTTGGCCCTTCGATGTTGCCTGCGATGCTGGCGTTGGCGCTGCACAATGCGGGGCTGATTTTATTTTTGACTGCGAGAAGCGCAAACCGCGTGCCAGTGCGCGACGAAGATAAGGGTGGACTCGATGGCTTTGGTTATCGCGTATTGCCAGCCATTTACCCCGGGATGATGGCCCTGCTGTTTTATCGCTTTGAAGTTATCCTGCGGGAAACAGCCATTCTCGGCATGTTAGGGGTGGCGACCCTTGGTTTTTATATAGACAGTAACTTTTCCGAAATTCGTTTTGCCGGTGCCTTGGTGCTGATGGGAATAACCGCCATGGTGAATGTGTTTGTGGACGCCGCTGCCCGCCGGGCGCTGGGACAGGGGATGCATAAAACCGAGCGATGCTGA
- a CDS encoding LysE family translocator: MLDFTLLGSIAVIHAIALASPGPDFAIMLKVSRYQTRAVAMMTALGIAAAILAHTLASLTGLSLLIHTTPWLFGAVQALGAAYLGYMGIGALISVRKQFLLRRELPLSSQSTPTDAPPNPDSMLSTAKGFRLGLYTNLLNPKALVFFLTLFSAMVGPEVNSATRMALLLLMFTLSFAWFGLLAVLLTKGSSQRALVRMGPIIDLVTGVLFLMVSVAILFGLATEYVG; the protein is encoded by the coding sequence ATGTTGGACTTCACCCTCCTTGGCAGCATCGCCGTCATTCATGCCATAGCGCTGGCAAGTCCGGGGCCGGACTTTGCCATCATGCTGAAGGTATCTCGCTATCAAACCCGCGCTGTTGCCATGATGACTGCGTTGGGCATTGCTGCGGCCATTTTGGCCCATACCCTTGCCAGTCTCACAGGCCTTAGCCTGCTTATCCACACTACCCCCTGGCTGTTTGGGGCGGTGCAGGCGCTGGGCGCCGCTTATCTGGGGTATATGGGGATAGGCGCGTTGATATCGGTGCGAAAACAGTTTTTATTGCGAAGGGAGCTGCCATTGTCATCGCAGTCAACACCAACGGATGCGCCGCCAAACCCAGACTCCATGCTGAGCACAGCAAAGGGCTTTCGTTTGGGCCTCTACACCAACTTACTGAATCCCAAGGCTTTGGTGTTTTTCCTGACCTTGTTTTCTGCCATGGTGGGCCCCGAGGTAAATAGCGCTACCCGGATGGCGTTGCTGTTGCTGATGTTTACCCTGTCCTTCGCTTGGTTTGGACTGCTCGCCGTGCTGCTCACCAAAGGCAGCAGTCAGCGCGCGCTGGTGCGCATGGGGCCCATTATTGATCTGGTGACGGGTGTGCTCTTTTTGATGGTGAGTGTGGCCATACTTTTCGGGTTGGCCACCGAGTATGTGGGATAA